A stretch of DNA from Thermodesulfobacteriota bacterium:
CCTGCACGAGGAACTCTATATCCACGACCCCGCCCCGGCCGGTCTTTATATTGAACCTCCCGGCACGCTCCTTCGCTATCTCGGTCTCCATCCTTTTCCTTATCCCGAGAAGCTCCTCCATCTCTTCTTTTGAGGGGGGCTCGCCGTAGGTGCACTCATTAAGCCTGCTTATCACCTCTCGTCCGAACGGTTCGTCTCCGCAGACGGCGCGGACCTTTGTAAGCGCCTGCCTCTCCCAGATCCGTGCCTTCTCCCGGTGATATCCTATGAGCGAGTCGAGGGATATAACGAGCGGCCCCGAGCTGCCCGACGGCCTGAGCCTCATGTCCACGGTGAAGACGACCCCCTCCCGCGTCCTCATCGAGAGCGCGTTGATGATCCTCTGGGCCAGGGCCACGAAGAACTCGTGGTTCGATACTGTTTTCTTTCCCGTGCCGGAGGTTTCCCCTTCTCCGTCCGCGTAGACGAAGAGTATATCCAGGTCCGAGCCGTAGCTGAGCTCCGAGCCGCCGAACTTGCCGAGAGCGATAATGGCGAACCTCTCGTCCGACGGACGGCCGTAGCGTTTCGCCGTCTCTTCGAAGGCCATCCTGAGGCCGGCCCCGAGCGCCGCCTCGGCGAGCGAGCTTATCTGCCCGGTCGCCTCGGCCGGGGACAGGCGTCCCAGCACGTCGTTAAGCCCTATCCGGAAGAGCTCCTGGTTCCTGAGCCGCCTTAAGCCGTCGAGGCTCTCCTCGTAGTCTTCGCTTACCACGGCACCAAACTCCCGGGCGCTCTCTTCGGCCGACTTGTGGGGTTTGCCCATCTGTTCGGAGAGGAGCAGGTCGAGGTTTGCGGGCTGTTCGCTAAGGGCCCTCGAGAGGAACTCGCTCGAGCCGAAGAGTTTTAATAACTGCTCCGTTAGAGAGGGGTTCTCCGTCAGGATCGAATAGAGCCCCACCCTCGGGCCTATGGCCGAGAGGAAGCGCTCCATGTGGGAAAGGGACCTTTCGGGCTCGGGCGAGGCGGCCGCCTTTGCGACGGCGAAGGGGAGCAGCCTCTCGCGGAGCGTCCCGGCTCTCGGGGGCAGGTACTCCGATGTCGAGCCTTCGCGGAGCAGCTTTACGGTCTCCCAGGCCGCTCCGGGGTCGGGGAAGCCCAGAGAGGCGAGGTTCTTCAACCCCTCTTCTTCGGCTAAGTCCGGAGCGAAGAGAAGCCGCGCGCCTTCGGGCATCCTCTCAATAAGGCTTTTCTCCGCACCGTAGAAGAGCGACTTATAGATATCGTATACCCCGGAGGTCTTTTCCCCGTACGCCTCCCGGAACTTCTCCCCCGCTTTCCCCCCCTTCTCGGCGGTATCCTCGAAGCCCATCATCCTGGCGAGCCTTTTGAGCTCGGCGGCGCGGGCGGGCACGGCCTGGGTCTGGCGGCCCTCCACGATCTGGATACGGTGCTCCAAGTTCCTTAAGAATATATAGCTCTCCTTAAGCGTCGAGGCGTCGCCTCCCGGAAGGAACCCCGCCCTTTCGAGTTTTCCGAGCGCCCGGAGCGTGCCCGCCTCCCTTACCTCCGCCACCTTCCCTCCGTGTACGAGCTGGAGCGCCTGGCAGAAGAACTCTATCTCCCTTATCCCTCCAGCCCCGAGCTTTACGTCCACGGCGTCCGGGCTTCTCTTGAGGAGGGCGAGGTCTATCTTCTCTTTCATCGCCTTTATCTCCTCGACGGTAGCGAAGTCGAGATACTTTCTGTAGACAAAGGGCTCGACTATTTCGAGGAAGCTCTTCCCGAGCGCCGCGCTCCCGGCCACGGGCCGTGCCTTTATAAGCATCCCCCTCTCCCAGGTCTGGCCCCAGGACTCGTAATATACCTCTACACTCCTTAGCGAGTTCGCTAGCTCTCCGCTCCTGCCCCTGGGCCGGAGGTCGAGGTCCACCCTGAAGACAAAGCCCTCGCCCGTTACGGCGGATATGAGGCGCGTCAGCCTCTCGGAGAGCTTTATGAAGAAGGGGTGGAGGTGGAGAGAGCCCTTTGAGCCTCCCGTGGTCTCCCCACGCTCGGTCGAGTAGACGTAGAGTATGTCGATGTCCGAGAGGAAGTTGAGCTCTCCGCCGCCGAGCTTGCCGAGCCCTATTACGGCGAACTCCGCCTCCTTTCCGCTTTCTTCAAGGGGCCGGCCGTACTCTCTCTTCATCTCTTCCATGCAGAAGGCGAGCCCTTGGTCGAGCGAGGCGCTCGCAAGCTGCGAGAGCTCGTCTGTCACCTCCTCCATAGAGGCCAGCTTCAGAAGGTCGCGCGCGCCTATTCGCAGGTACTCCCGGTTTCTATAACCCCGGAGTGCGGCGGCCATCTCGTCGAAGGTATGCGCGCCTTCGGTCCACTCCCGCAGCTCCTTTTCGAAAAGGTCGCTTCCCTCCCCCTTCTTTTCGTTAAGCGCGCCGCCGATAAAAAACTCCTCGAAGAGCTCGACACTCCGGGCGAGGATAGTCGATAGGAAGTTCGACGAGCCGCATACGGTAACGAGATTTTCGAGGCGTTCTCTCTTTTCGAGAAAACGGATGAGCGAGGGGTTAGGCATGTTTTCGGTTACGCGTTCGAGGTTTGTGAGCGCCTGGTCGGGCGAGGGCGAGGCGAGAGAGAGCGAAGAGATGGTGTCGAGGTGCGGGGTAAGGGGGTCGCGGCCAAGGAGTGTTAGCTCCTTCAGCGCCCTTTTTCCGTCCGCGTAGCCGAGCGCGCCGAGGGCTTCGGCCGCTTCACTTTCGTCTTTTTCGAGGAGCTCTTTAATCATCGTTAAGAACCGCAAACCCTTGAGTTTATATACCACTCTTTACGGATAAAAGGCAAACTCAGGGGCACCATGATGGTGCTTCACTTTTTGAACGGCTGTTAGTGGGGCCGGGCACGAAAAAGATTTATTTACACATAACGCCTTACGCTACCGTCTATTTGCATACGAATCGACGCCGTGATATTCTTTCGGACATGGACGGGGCAAGCGGAGGAAAGAAGGGGGAAGAGAGAGGGGGAAGGGCCGCCTTAAAAGGTGCGGTTTTTTTCCTCATACCCTTAACCGCGCTGCTCGTCTACTCCAACACATTCCACGTCCCTTTTTCATTTGACGATGAATCGCACATTCTGAACAACGCCGCGATACGCGACCTCGGCAACTTCCTGGACGTCTCGGGCACGCGATACGCAGCCTTCCTTACCTTCGCCCTTAACTACCGGTTCGGGGGTCTCGATACTTTCGGGTACCACCTCGTTAATACCGCCGTCCATGCCGTAAACGGCCTCCTGGTCTGGTGGCTCGTTACGTTGACGTTCAGGACCCCCGCGATGGAGCGGGCCGGGGAAGAGCCCCGGCTCAAATATCTTATCGCCCTCGTCGCGGCGCTGATATTCGTCTCCCACCCCGTGCAGACCCAGGCCGTAACCTATATAGTCCAGAGGACCGCCTCGCTCGCGACCCTCTTCTATCTGCTCTCCCTCGCCCTTTACGCCAGGAGCAGGCTTTCGTCCGGGGGCGGATACCGGACCGTCTTTTACGCCCTCTCCCTTCTCTCGGCCGTATGCGCGATGAAAACAAAGGAGATAGCCTTCACCCTTCCCTTCGTCATGTTGCTTTACGACCTGACGTTCTTCGGGGCCGGAGAGATGCGGAGGCGGCTGCTCCGCCTCGCGCCGTTTTTGCTCACGGCGGTCTTAATACCGCTGGCGCTCTTCGCCCCCGAGTTGGGCCCGACCGCCAGGGGCGACAGCGTCTCCGAGGAGATAAGAGGGTCGCAGATGGAAGACCTCTTTACCCTCTCCAGGTACGACTACCTCGTCACCCAGATGAGGGTCGTCGTCACCTACGTGAGGCTCCTCTTCCTTCCCGTAAACCAGAACCTGGACTACGACTACCCTCTCTACACCTCGCTCTTCGACCCGGCGGTCTTTTCGTCTTTCTTGTTCCTGCTATCCATATTCGGCCTTGCGGTATACTTTCTTATACGGTCACGTAAGACGAACAACGGTCACGGTCTCATGGCCTCCTTCGGCATTCTCTGGTTCTTCCTGACCCTGTCGGTCGAGTCGAGCGTAATCCCCATCCACGACGTTATATTCGAGCACCGGCTATACCTGCCGAGCGTCGGGGCCGCAGTGGCCTTCTCCGCCGGTGCGTTCTACCTGTTCGAACGCGTAAAGGTCAGGAACCTTGCCCTGGCCACAACACTGCTGATCCTTTTTACCGCCGTGCCGCTGGGTGTAGCGGCCTTTAAGAGGAACGCGGTCTGGGCGGACGAGGTAACGCTCTGGCGGGACGTCGTAAGGAAGAGCCCGGAAAAGGCACGGGGGCATAGCAACCTGGGCAAGGCCTATGCCGAGCGGGGCATGGCGGACGAGGCCATCGCGGCGTTCCGGGAGACCATAAGGCTTAACCCCGAAAGCCCCGAGGCCCACAATAACCTCGGGGCCGTCTACGTCCGGCAGGGCCGGAGGGAGGAGGCCGTCCGGGAGTACAGGCAGTCCATAAGGCTCTCGCCCGGGGAGGCGGAGGCCTATAATAACCTCGGGGCGGTCTACGTCGAGATGGGTCTCGTTCGGGAAGCGGTCGCCGAATACCGGAAGGCCATCGCGGTGAAGCCCATGGCCGAGGTCTATTACAACCTTGCCATGGCGCTCGAGAGATTGGGGAAAAAAGAGGAGGCCGTCGCAAGCTACCGGAGCTTTATCCAGGGGGCGTCGGTCGAATACCGGCAGTATATAGAAAAGGCGCGGGCGCGGGTCCGGGAGTTAACGGCGGGGCCGGAGTAGGGCCGGAGGCCCCCTCTCCTGCCTTGACAAACCCCCTCCCCGTCCCTAAATTATAGATATAACTGAGGAAAAAGGTGAGCGTTATGAGACTTGACAGGTATACCATAAAATCACAGGAGGCCCTTCAAGAGGCCCAGCGTCTGGCAGAAGGGAAAAAGCAACAGGAGATTTCCGCCGAGCACCTCCTGCTTGCCCTCCTCGGTCAGGAGGGGGGCATAGTCGTGCCCATACTCCAGCGGATAGGGGCCAACGCGGGCTTGATAAAGGGCCAACTCGAAGAGGCGTTGGAGAAGAAATCAAAAGTCTACGGGGCCGGAGAGGGGGCCTACATATCCCCGGCCTTGAAGACCGTATTCGAGCGCGCAGAAGAGGAGGCCCGTGAGCTGACCGACGAGTTTGTCTCGACCGAGCATATACTTCTCGCCATCGCCGCTGCAAAGGATGGAAAAAAAAGCGAGGCGGGCGGGGCGGCCGGAATTCTCTCCTCCCAGGGGGTGACGCGGGAGACGGTCCTGAAGGCTTTAGAGGCCGTACGCGGCACCCACCGCGTCACCGACCAGATGCCGGAGGAGAAGTATCAGGCCGTAAACAAATACACGCGCGACCTCGTGGCCCTCGCGCGCGAGGGGAAGCTCGACCCGGTCATAGGCCGGGACGACGAGGTGCGGCGCGTCGTGCAGGTCCTCTCCCGGAGGACGAAGAACAACCCCGTCCTTATAGGCGAGGCCGGGGTCGGGAAGACCGCCATAGTGGAGGGGCTCGCGCAGAGGATAGTGGCCGGAGACGTGCCGACCTCGCTTAAGGATAAGCGCCTCCTTACCCTGGACCTCGGCCTGCTCATAGCGGGTACGAAGTACAGGGGCGAGTTCGAGGACAGGCTAAAGGCCCTCCTGCGGGAGATAACCGACGCCGGAGGGGAGATAGTGCTCTTCATAGACGAGCTCCATACGCTCGTCGGCGCCGGGGCGGCCGAGGGCGCCATGGACGCCTCTAATATGCTAAAACCCGCGCTCGCAAGGGGGGAGCTTAAGTGCGTCGGCGCCACCACGCTGGACGAGTACCGTAAATATATCGAGAAGGACGCGGCGCTCGAAAGACGCTTCCAGCCCATACACGTGGGCGAGCCGTCGGTCGAAGACACGATAGCGATACTCCGGGGCTTGAAGGAACGCTACGAGGTACACCACGGCGTCAGGATAGCCGACTCGGCCATCGTGGCCGCGGCCACCTACTCCAACCGCTACATAACCGACCGCTTCCTTCCGGATAAGGCCATAGACCTCATAGACGAGGCGGGCAGCCGGCTCCGTATGGAGATAGACTCCATGCCCATTGAGATCGACGAGATAGAGAGGCGCGCCGTACAGCTCGAAATAGAAAAAGAGGCGCTTAAGAAAGAGACCGACAAGAGCTCGCTCGACCGGCGCGATAAGATAGAAAAAGAGCTCGCGGAGCTTACCGAGGAGGGCACCGCGCTTAAGGCGCGCTGGCAGAAGGAAAAAGAGGTCATAGACGCCATACGCAAGGGGAAAAAAGAGATAGAGGAAATCAAAGCAGAGGCGGCCAGGGCCGAGAGGGAGGGAGACCTCGCGAAAGCGGCCGAGCTCAAGTACGGTCGGCTGGTCGAGGCTGAGAAGCGTTTTGAAGAGGATCAGAAAAAGCTCGAAGAGCTTCAGGAAAATAAGAGGATGCTTAAAGAGGAAGTAGACGGCGAGGACATAGCGGCCGTTGTCTCCCGCTGGACCGGCATACCCGTGGCGAGGATGATGGAGGGGGAGAGGGACAAGCTCCTCAGGATGGAGG
This window harbors:
- the glnE gene encoding bifunctional [glutamate--ammonia ligase]-adenylyl-L-tyrosine phosphorylase/[glutamate--ammonia-ligase] adenylyltransferase, with protein sequence MIKELLEKDESEAAEALGALGYADGKRALKELTLLGRDPLTPHLDTISSLSLASPSPDQALTNLERVTENMPNPSLIRFLEKRERLENLVTVCGSSNFLSTILARSVELFEEFFIGGALNEKKGEGSDLFEKELREWTEGAHTFDEMAAALRGYRNREYLRIGARDLLKLASMEEVTDELSQLASASLDQGLAFCMEEMKREYGRPLEESGKEAEFAVIGLGKLGGGELNFLSDIDILYVYSTERGETTGGSKGSLHLHPFFIKLSERLTRLISAVTGEGFVFRVDLDLRPRGRSGELANSLRSVEVYYESWGQTWERGMLIKARPVAGSAALGKSFLEIVEPFVYRKYLDFATVEEIKAMKEKIDLALLKRSPDAVDVKLGAGGIREIEFFCQALQLVHGGKVAEVREAGTLRALGKLERAGFLPGGDASTLKESYIFLRNLEHRIQIVEGRQTQAVPARAAELKRLARMMGFEDTAEKGGKAGEKFREAYGEKTSGVYDIYKSLFYGAEKSLIERMPEGARLLFAPDLAEEEGLKNLASLGFPDPGAAWETVKLLREGSTSEYLPPRAGTLRERLLPFAVAKAAASPEPERSLSHMERFLSAIGPRVGLYSILTENPSLTEQLLKLFGSSEFLSRALSEQPANLDLLLSEQMGKPHKSAEESAREFGAVVSEDYEESLDGLRRLRNQELFRIGLNDVLGRLSPAEATGQISSLAEAALGAGLRMAFEETAKRYGRPSDERFAIIALGKFGGSELSYGSDLDILFVYADGEGETSGTGKKTVSNHEFFVALAQRIINALSMRTREGVVFTVDMRLRPSGSSGPLVISLDSLIGYHREKARIWERQALTKVRAVCGDEPFGREVISRLNECTYGEPPSKEEMEELLGIRKRMETEIAKERAGRFNIKTGRGGVVDIEFLVQ
- the clpB gene encoding ATP-dependent chaperone ClpB, with amino-acid sequence MRLDRYTIKSQEALQEAQRLAEGKKQQEISAEHLLLALLGQEGGIVVPILQRIGANAGLIKGQLEEALEKKSKVYGAGEGAYISPALKTVFERAEEEARELTDEFVSTEHILLAIAAAKDGKKSEAGGAAGILSSQGVTRETVLKALEAVRGTHRVTDQMPEEKYQAVNKYTRDLVALAREGKLDPVIGRDDEVRRVVQVLSRRTKNNPVLIGEAGVGKTAIVEGLAQRIVAGDVPTSLKDKRLLTLDLGLLIAGTKYRGEFEDRLKALLREITDAGGEIVLFIDELHTLVGAGAAEGAMDASNMLKPALARGELKCVGATTLDEYRKYIEKDAALERRFQPIHVGEPSVEDTIAILRGLKERYEVHHGVRIADSAIVAAATYSNRYITDRFLPDKAIDLIDEAGSRLRMEIDSMPIEIDEIERRAVQLEIEKEALKKETDKSSLDRRDKIEKELAELTEEGTALKARWQKEKEVIDAIRKGKKEIEEIKAEAARAEREGDLAKAAELKYGRLVEAEKRFEEDQKKLEELQENKRMLKEEVDGEDIAAVVSRWTGIPVARMMEGERDKLLRMEEALRKRVVGQDEALRTVSSAVRRARAGIQDPARPIGSFIFLGPTGVGKTETARALAEFLFDDERAMVRIDMSEFMEKHAVARLIGAPPGYVGYEEGGYLTEAVRRRPYSVILFDEIEKAHPEVFNILLQILDDGRLTDGHGRTVDFRNTVLIMTSNLGSQYITELGEGEKEYEEIKRTVTEVMKETFKPEFLNRVDDTIIYHPLGREHMESIVDIQLARLKGLLEEREIKLTLTLGAKKHLAKAGYDPTYGARALKRLIQREIEDPLALKILEGELDEGSSVVVDEAEGKLTFIKGAAARL
- a CDS encoding tetratricopeptide repeat protein; amino-acid sequence: MDGASGGKKGEERGGRAALKGAVFFLIPLTALLVYSNTFHVPFSFDDESHILNNAAIRDLGNFLDVSGTRYAAFLTFALNYRFGGLDTFGYHLVNTAVHAVNGLLVWWLVTLTFRTPAMERAGEEPRLKYLIALVAALIFVSHPVQTQAVTYIVQRTASLATLFYLLSLALYARSRLSSGGGYRTVFYALSLLSAVCAMKTKEIAFTLPFVMLLYDLTFFGAGEMRRRLLRLAPFLLTAVLIPLALFAPELGPTARGDSVSEEIRGSQMEDLFTLSRYDYLVTQMRVVVTYVRLLFLPVNQNLDYDYPLYTSLFDPAVFSSFLFLLSIFGLAVYFLIRSRKTNNGHGLMASFGILWFFLTLSVESSVIPIHDVIFEHRLYLPSVGAAVAFSAGAFYLFERVKVRNLALATTLLILFTAVPLGVAAFKRNAVWADEVTLWRDVVRKSPEKARGHSNLGKAYAERGMADEAIAAFRETIRLNPESPEAHNNLGAVYVRQGRREEAVREYRQSIRLSPGEAEAYNNLGAVYVEMGLVREAVAEYRKAIAVKPMAEVYYNLAMALERLGKKEEAVASYRSFIQGASVEYRQYIEKARARVRELTAGPE